In the genome of Carnobacterium pleistocenium FTR1, one region contains:
- a CDS encoding LytTR family transcriptional regulator DNA-binding domain-containing protein → MKTLIVDDEPLARNELAYLLKSCEGITAIVEADSIEEALGMMLQHEIDLIFLDIQLTSESGLTLANKINQLTNPPMIIFATAYDEYAIKAFELNATDYVLKPFELPRIQAAVQKAYASYQKERVPLQVEDKQEYLMTLPIQMDERIYIVRIENIIAIAVDKGTTTVYTTEKEYTANEPLNAYEEKVKGHTFLRVHRSYLLNTKEILEIQPWFNHTFLVTMSNQVKIPVSRHYMKQFKEEVGLI, encoded by the coding sequence ATGAAGACTTTAATAGTGGATGATGAACCCTTAGCTAGAAATGAGCTAGCATATTTACTAAAAAGTTGTGAAGGAATCACAGCTATTGTTGAAGCAGATTCGATTGAAGAAGCTTTGGGAATGATGTTGCAGCATGAAATTGACTTGATATTCCTAGATATTCAATTGACCAGTGAAAGTGGATTGACGCTAGCAAATAAAATCAACCAATTAACTAACCCACCAATGATTATTTTTGCAACAGCGTATGATGAATATGCCATCAAAGCGTTTGAATTAAATGCAACAGATTACGTTTTAAAACCATTTGAACTGCCCCGAATTCAGGCGGCTGTTCAAAAAGCATATGCTAGCTATCAAAAAGAACGAGTGCCTTTGCAAGTAGAAGATAAGCAGGAATATTTAATGACACTCCCTATTCAAATGGATGAACGTATCTATATTGTTAGAATCGAAAATATTATTGCTATTGCAGTGGATAAAGGTACTACAACTGTTTACACCACTGAGAAAGAATACACGGCAAATGAACCTTTAAATGCTTACGAAGAAAAAGTAAAAGGGCATACCTTTTTGCGAGTGCACCGCTCCTATTTGCTGAATACAAAAGAAATTTTAGAAATACAGCCGTGGTTCAACCATACATTTTTGGTTACTATGAGTAATCAGGTGAAAATCCCTGTGAGCAGACATTATATGAAGCAATTCAAAGAAGAAGTAGGATTAATATAG
- the fadE gene encoding acyl-CoA dehydrogenase FadE, which yields MMNTMTKERPVDLATFYPSDLYEYSSALTDGELIVLKELREALETELRPLLSEYWEKAEFPFEAFKKVGKVRMMDNPLLFENRLDKRKPSELYNVFRYFELAKLDASIATFYTVHGGLFYATLLEGGSEEQIERWAKKTASFQIQGCFALTEPEHGSDIAGGLATSARKEGDTWIINGEKRWIGGAGSADEMTVFARDEADGNVKAFVIPGKAEGVHVQKIEGKISLRMTQNGHITFTDVKVGEDRRLQKVNSFRDVASILRITRADISHLATGLTAGAFEAALRYVKNRQQFGKNLGSFQLVQEKLSIMQANVTANLAFSVRLAQMQEQGNYREVNSSMAKMHNALRMRETVALAREVVGGNGITLETDVARFFADAEAIYSYEGTHEINALIVGRYLTGVGAFV from the coding sequence ATGATGAACACAATGACGAAGGAAAGACCAGTTGATTTAGCTACTTTTTATCCATCAGATCTATATGAGTATTCAAGTGCATTAACCGACGGAGAATTAATAGTTCTAAAAGAATTGCGTGAAGCACTAGAAACAGAATTACGACCACTATTAAGCGAGTATTGGGAAAAAGCTGAATTTCCATTTGAAGCATTCAAAAAGGTGGGAAAAGTCCGAATGATGGATAATCCATTATTGTTCGAAAACCGTTTGGATAAACGCAAACCGAGTGAATTGTACAATGTGTTTAGATATTTTGAGTTAGCTAAACTAGATGCTTCTATTGCAACATTCTATACCGTTCATGGTGGGTTGTTCTATGCTACTCTGCTTGAAGGTGGGAGCGAAGAACAAATTGAACGATGGGCTAAAAAAACGGCTTCTTTTCAAATTCAAGGCTGTTTTGCTTTAACAGAACCAGAGCATGGATCAGATATTGCTGGGGGATTGGCAACAAGTGCACGTAAAGAAGGCGATACATGGATCATTAATGGTGAAAAACGTTGGATCGGTGGAGCTGGATCAGCAGATGAAATGACTGTTTTTGCTCGCGATGAAGCTGACGGAAACGTAAAAGCATTTGTGATCCCAGGTAAAGCTGAAGGGGTCCATGTTCAAAAAATCGAAGGAAAAATTTCGCTTCGTATGACCCAAAATGGGCATATCACCTTTACGGATGTAAAGGTTGGAGAAGATCGTCGATTGCAAAAAGTGAATTCATTTAGAGATGTAGCGAGTATTTTACGTATCACTCGTGCGGATATTTCACATTTAGCAACAGGATTGACTGCAGGTGCTTTTGAAGCAGCTTTGCGCTACGTAAAAAATCGTCAACAATTTGGTAAAAATCTAGGATCTTTCCAATTGGTTCAAGAAAAACTGTCTATCATGCAAGCAAATGTGACTGCTAATTTAGCATTTTCTGTCCGTTTGGCTCAAATGCAAGAACAAGGAAATTACCGTGAAGTAAATTCTTCAATGGCAAAAATGCATAATGCCTTACGGATGAGAGAAACCGTTGCATTGGCTCGTGAAGTGGTAGGGGGAAATGGAATCACGTTGGAAACTGATGTTGCTCGATTCTTTGCAGATGCAGAGGCCATCTATTCTTACGAAGGAACACATGAAATCAATGCTTTAATTGTTGGAAGATATTTGACAGGCGTAGGTGCTTTTGTTTAA
- a CDS encoding carbon starvation CstA family protein, producing the protein MITLLGGIALLILGYFVYGKYIEKNFGIDPDRTTPAEALRDGYDFIPMSKPKNAIIQLLNIAGTGPIFGPIMGALYGPVAYIWIVVGCILGGAVHDYMIGMISLRNDGAHLPELASKYLGKPVKHVVNIFAMLLLMLVGTVFVASPASLIESITPSWLTLEVIIGLIFAYYLISTILPIDKAMGVVYPYFGAILIISTLAIGLSLVFGGHTLPNLTPGTMQNFNPSGTQIFPALFFTISCGAISGFHATQAPMVARTSKNEKEGRFTFYGMMIAEGVIAMIWAAASMSLFNGQTLNQMINNGTPSLVVNQVSYMLLGSVFGTIAIIGVIVLPISSGLSAFRSLRTITADYLHINQSTLKKVLMVTIPIYAISLVLTQVDFNILWRYFNWANQVTAVISLLVSTRYLYLKNKNYLVTLLPGIFMLYACVVYIFSEPIGFGMGLTPLAYILSTLVTIGLMVLYWETGKKQKRELDPADKLLNDQLPIGTFVSENR; encoded by the coding sequence ATGATTACTTTGTTAGGTGGTATTGCGTTATTAATTTTAGGCTATTTTGTTTATGGAAAGTACATTGAAAAGAATTTTGGAATCGATCCGGATCGGACAACTCCTGCAGAGGCTTTAAGAGATGGCTATGACTTCATACCTATGTCAAAACCGAAAAATGCTATTATTCAATTATTAAATATTGCCGGAACTGGTCCTATTTTTGGACCGATAATGGGAGCGCTTTACGGACCAGTTGCTTATATTTGGATCGTTGTTGGATGTATTCTTGGCGGTGCAGTACATGACTATATGATCGGTATGATTTCTTTACGAAATGATGGTGCTCATTTACCAGAATTAGCTAGCAAATACTTAGGAAAACCAGTAAAACATGTTGTGAATATTTTTGCTATGCTGCTTTTGATGTTAGTTGGTACCGTTTTTGTTGCTTCACCAGCCAGCTTGATAGAAAGTATCACTCCTAGTTGGTTAACGTTAGAGGTAATCATAGGATTGATTTTTGCTTATTACCTAATTTCAACTATTTTACCAATCGATAAAGCTATGGGTGTTGTTTATCCTTATTTCGGAGCCATTTTAATTATCAGCACGCTAGCTATTGGATTAAGTTTAGTTTTTGGGGGACATACCTTACCGAACTTAACTCCAGGAACGATGCAAAATTTTAATCCATCAGGAACACAAATTTTCCCAGCTTTATTCTTTACAATCTCCTGTGGAGCAATATCTGGCTTCCATGCTACACAAGCGCCAATGGTTGCTAGAACATCTAAGAATGAAAAAGAAGGTCGCTTTACTTTTTACGGGATGATGATTGCAGAAGGTGTAATCGCAATGATTTGGGCAGCAGCTTCTATGTCATTATTCAACGGACAAACACTTAATCAAATGATCAATAATGGAACTCCTTCACTTGTAGTCAACCAGGTTTCTTATATGTTATTAGGTAGTGTATTTGGGACGATCGCGATTATCGGAGTAATCGTTTTACCAATTTCTTCAGGACTTTCTGCTTTTAGAAGTTTACGGACGATAACGGCAGATTACCTGCACATTAACCAAAGCACATTAAAAAAAGTATTAATGGTTACGATTCCTATATATGCAATTTCTTTAGTATTAACGCAAGTTGATTTTAATATCTTATGGAGATATTTCAACTGGGCAAATCAAGTTACAGCAGTGATTTCCTTACTAGTCTCTACACGTTACTTGTATTTAAAAAACAAAAATTACTTGGTGACCCTTCTTCCAGGAATCTTCATGTTGTATGCTTGTGTAGTGTATATCTTCAGTGAACCAATTGGTTTTGGAATGGGATTGACCCCATTAGCTTATATTTTAAGTACCCTCGTAACAATTGGCTTAATGGTTCTTTACTGGGAAACAGGTAAGAAACAAAAAAGAGAGTTGGATCCAGCAGATAAATTACTGAACGATCAACTGCCAATTGGTACATTTGTATCAGAAAACAGATAA
- a CDS encoding PTS transporter subunit IIC, with translation MEETVKYTGKDYLNKVLGGTASGIVIGLIANAILGSVFKALIPYGSIFVILATVASTMQFITPAIIGVLVAMQFKMNGMESVIIGAATFLGSGAYKVTETGVQLVGIGDLINVMLVSAIAVFVTRLLQGRLGSLTLILMPIIVGVGVGTIGLIMLPYVGMITSLVGDLINSFTSLQPLLMAILISVAFSVLIISPISTVAIGIAIGVSGLGAGAAAVGVTACTAILVIGSIRINQTGTTLAILLGAMKMMIPNLIKHPKIMIPVILNAIVSGIGVYVLTIQGTPQTAGFGIVGLVGPIQAFNMGTSLLGVGIAYLVIPFVGGYIIDRVCSKFLHIYEDEIFKFIPASN, from the coding sequence ATGGAAGAGACAGTGAAATATACAGGTAAGGATTATTTAAACAAGGTTTTAGGAGGAACGGCATCAGGTATTGTTATTGGATTGATTGCGAATGCCATATTAGGTTCAGTATTTAAAGCTCTTATTCCTTACGGTTCCATATTTGTTATTTTAGCAACTGTTGCCAGCACTATGCAATTTATTACACCTGCTATTATTGGTGTACTTGTAGCAATGCAATTTAAAATGAATGGAATGGAAAGTGTCATAATCGGGGCAGCAACTTTCTTAGGATCAGGAGCTTATAAAGTTACTGAAACGGGTGTTCAATTAGTGGGAATCGGAGACTTGATAAATGTTATGCTCGTTTCCGCTATTGCCGTTTTCGTTACACGTTTGCTACAAGGACGATTAGGTTCACTGACACTTATCCTTATGCCAATCATTGTGGGTGTTGGGGTTGGGACGATTGGTTTGATCATGTTGCCATATGTGGGCATGATTACCTCTCTAGTTGGTGATTTGATCAATAGTTTTACTTCTCTTCAACCATTATTGATGGCTATTTTAATCTCTGTAGCTTTCTCAGTTTTAATTATTTCGCCAATATCAACAGTCGCAATAGGAATTGCTATAGGTGTATCTGGTTTAGGAGCTGGCGCTGCAGCAGTAGGAGTAACAGCTTGTACTGCAATCCTTGTGATTGGTTCTATCCGAATCAATCAAACAGGAACAACCTTGGCTATCTTGCTTGGAGCCATGAAAATGATGATTCCCAATTTAATTAAGCACCCAAAAATCATGATCCCTGTAATCCTTAATGCCATCGTTTCAGGTATAGGTGTTTATGTTCTTACAATTCAAGGCACTCCCCAAACAGCTGGATTTGGAATCGTTGGACTAGTTGGACCGATCCAAGCATTCAATATGGGAACAAGTTTATTAGGTGTTGGAATTGCTTACCTTGTTATTCCGTTTGTTGGAGGGTATATTATTGATAGGGTATGCAGCAAATTCTTGCATATTTACGAAGATGAAATCTTTAAATTTATTCCAGCTTCAAACTAA
- a CDS encoding helix-turn-helix domain-containing protein codes for MAMIINIDVMLAKRKMSVTELSNKVGITMANLSILKNGKAKAIRFSTLEALCKALNCQPGDILEYENENNHKEL; via the coding sequence ATGGCAATGATCATTAATATTGATGTAATGTTGGCTAAACGAAAAATGAGTGTAACAGAACTTTCAAATAAAGTTGGTATTACGATGGCGAACCTTTCGATATTGAAAAATGGGAAAGCGAAAGCCATCCGATTTTCAACTTTAGAAGCACTCTGTAAAGCGTTAAATTGTCAGCCTGGAGATATTTTAGAATACGAAAATGAGAATAATCATAAGGAATTATAA
- a CDS encoding DUF2975 domain-containing protein, producing the protein MKRGTTLFLKLAVMFIGLPVFIMGIYGLTWLINNPASPVYDQLLYPILIGIYASIFPFFMALYQTFRLLSYIDRNQAFSELSVKALKNIKLCAIAISGLYIVILPFVFGLAQMDDAPGLVLVGMIPVFASLVITVFAAILQRLLQEAIDIKKENDLIV; encoded by the coding sequence ATGAAACGAGGAACAACACTTTTTTTGAAACTAGCTGTTATGTTTATTGGACTGCCAGTGTTTATAATGGGAATATATGGATTGACGTGGTTGATCAATAACCCAGCAAGTCCGGTCTATGATCAACTGTTATATCCCATCTTGATTGGTATATATGCATCAATATTCCCATTTTTTATGGCTTTATATCAAACGTTTAGACTGTTGAGCTATATTGATAGGAACCAAGCGTTCTCTGAATTGTCCGTTAAAGCTTTAAAGAATATCAAACTTTGTGCAATAGCTATCAGTGGCTTGTATATAGTAATTTTGCCATTTGTTTTTGGTTTAGCACAAATGGATGATGCTCCTGGACTTGTTTTAGTCGGAATGATTCCTGTATTTGCTTCACTGGTTATCACGGTATTTGCAGCGATCCTGCAACGACTTTTACAAGAGGCCATTGATATTAAAAAAGAAAATGATTTAATAGTCTGA
- a CDS encoding GNAT family N-acetyltransferase: MNHYFKLPINATLSLVQPTIAMATTLFDLVDSDREHIRRFLDFVDTTKEANDEINYINMKLSGYVKGTDRLFLIAYEGELVGSIDLHSIDSRNKKAEIGYWVHSSQIKKGIATKSVQKVCQIAFEEMGLNKLTIFADTKNIGSNAVALKSGFSLVGTDKEDIFMYDIFCDMNKYAMLKSEFTV, from the coding sequence ATGAATCATTACTTTAAATTACCTATAAACGCTACATTATCACTTGTACAACCTACCATCGCTATGGCAACTACTCTTTTTGATCTGGTAGATAGTGACAGAGAACACATTAGACGATTTCTTGACTTTGTCGATACAACAAAAGAAGCTAACGACGAAATCAACTATATAAACATGAAACTGTCCGGATACGTTAAAGGAACAGATAGACTATTCTTAATTGCTTATGAAGGTGAATTAGTTGGTTCAATCGATTTACACTCTATTGACTCTCGCAACAAAAAGGCAGAAATAGGTTATTGGGTGCATTCTTCTCAAATTAAAAAAGGGATTGCAACTAAAAGCGTACAAAAAGTTTGCCAAATCGCTTTCGAAGAAATGGGCTTAAACAAACTAACGATTTTTGCCGATACCAAAAACATAGGCAGCAACGCAGTAGCTTTAAAAAGCGGATTCTCTCTAGTTGGAACCGATAAAGAAGATATCTTTATGTACGATATATTTTGTGATATGAACAAATATGCTATGCTGAAATCTGAATTTACAGTTTAA
- a CDS encoding sensor histidine kinase, with protein sequence MFYLFILMLERGGLIIILAYILMNIPYFKNLLGNRRKVSTMVQLIVVFGLFALISNFTGVEIGQNQIRMDQPFTDLSVHSSLANTRVLTIGVSGLIGGPIIGVAVGLISGVIRYFQGGIDAYVYVISSVLVGLFSGIYGLKFIRKNAFPKVKEGLIIGAAMEGVQMMCILLLSTHFQEAIDLVQFIGLPMILTNSIGTGIFLSIIDSTLRQEEQTRAVQTHDVFQLTNETMPYFRSGMNEESCTQAAKIIQKLIKVSAVSITNTDSILAHVGAASDHHFPSKKIVTNLSKEVLRTGEIKEVHSHKEIGCDHPDCPLEAAIVIPLKVKEKTIGTLKMYFTDTSKLTFVERQLAEGLATIFSSQIELGEMELQSQLLQDAEIKSLQAQVNPHFFFNTINTISALIRIDSEKAREMLLQLSTFFRSNLQGARTNVIPLEKELLQVEAYIKLEQARFPDRYQVEMNIENGLNNILLPPFVIQILVENAFKHAFKNRKVHNLIQVTVNKIDHNIFLSVQDNGYGIEKNRLGKLGKQSVSSEKGTGSALENLNKRLVSLFGDGAKLNFESSEQGTIVYCKIPYQGMEG encoded by the coding sequence ATGTTTTATTTATTCATTTTAATGCTTGAACGTGGCGGATTGATCATTATTTTAGCGTATATCTTAATGAATATTCCTTACTTCAAAAATCTTTTAGGAAATCGAAGAAAAGTAAGTACGATGGTGCAACTGATCGTGGTATTTGGATTATTTGCCCTGATTTCTAATTTTACTGGGGTAGAGATTGGCCAAAACCAAATCAGGATGGATCAGCCGTTTACTGATTTATCCGTTCATTCTTCACTGGCAAATACACGTGTGTTGACGATTGGTGTTTCAGGATTAATTGGGGGGCCAATTATCGGTGTGGCGGTGGGCCTCATTTCGGGCGTTATTCGCTATTTTCAAGGTGGAATAGATGCTTATGTGTATGTCATTTCGTCTGTATTGGTTGGCTTGTTTTCTGGGATCTATGGATTGAAATTCATCCGTAAGAATGCTTTCCCAAAAGTTAAAGAGGGTCTCATCATTGGCGCAGCAATGGAAGGGGTTCAAATGATGTGTATTTTATTATTGAGTACACATTTTCAAGAAGCAATAGATTTAGTTCAGTTCATTGGTCTGCCAATGATTTTGACGAACAGCATTGGAACGGGAATTTTCTTATCAATCATCGACTCAACACTGCGGCAAGAAGAACAAACGAGAGCTGTTCAAACGCATGATGTTTTTCAATTGACTAACGAAACTATGCCTTATTTTCGCTCAGGCATGAATGAGGAATCTTGTACACAAGCAGCAAAAATCATTCAAAAGCTAATCAAGGTTTCGGCAGTCAGCATTACCAACACGGACAGTATTTTGGCACATGTCGGCGCAGCCAGTGATCATCATTTTCCTTCAAAAAAAATAGTGACCAATTTATCTAAAGAAGTACTTCGAACAGGGGAAATCAAAGAAGTGCATTCTCATAAAGAAATTGGGTGCGACCATCCTGACTGCCCATTAGAAGCTGCAATTGTTATTCCATTGAAAGTAAAGGAGAAAACGATTGGAACGTTAAAAATGTATTTCACGGATACCTCAAAATTAACTTTTGTGGAACGGCAATTGGCGGAAGGATTGGCCACTATATTTTCCAGTCAAATTGAACTTGGCGAAATGGAATTGCAAAGTCAGCTTTTACAAGATGCAGAGATCAAATCGCTGCAAGCTCAAGTAAATCCACATTTTTTCTTTAATACCATCAATACCATTTCTGCATTGATTCGAATCGATAGTGAGAAAGCTCGTGAAATGTTGCTGCAGCTGAGTACCTTTTTCCGTTCTAATTTGCAGGGTGCCAGAACAAATGTGATCCCTTTAGAAAAAGAACTACTTCAAGTAGAAGCCTATATAAAATTGGAACAAGCGCGCTTTCCAGACCGCTATCAAGTTGAAATGAACATAGAAAATGGGTTGAATAATATTTTGTTGCCTCCGTTTGTGATCCAGATATTAGTAGAGAATGCCTTTAAACATGCCTTTAAAAATCGGAAAGTGCATAATTTAATCCAAGTAACAGTTAATAAGATAGATCATAATATATTTTTAAGTGTGCAAGATAATGGGTATGGAATAGAAAAGAATAGACTGGGGAAATTGGGTAAACAAAGTGTGTCATCTGAAAAAGGGACCGGTTCAGCTTTGGAAAATTTGAACAAGCGTCTGGTCAGTTTGTTTGGGGATGGAGCTAAATTAAACTTTGAATCTTCCGAACAAGGTACTATTGTTTATTGCAAGATCCCTTACCAAGGAATGGAGGGCTAA
- a CDS encoding LysR family transcriptional regulator, translating into MDITQLNYFINIVECGCNLSLAAKKIHISQSALSQMITNFEKEEELNLFYRKNGRLEELTPSGTMLYRYALDMLKLHGEMKGMLRKESSKQKGTIRIGLPSLILRVLFSKFFSKFIVENPEIKIEIVEDGSHELRRMFLQKDLDYVVLIEPTNLDPKSFEEHVIQIDEMTAFMSPTHPLGKKNKINWKDINEYPIATFNESFVTNDLVKTAFKENQLNAEIIFTSSSWDFLIETTRHSDTIAILPSPIRRYLSSDEYVEKSFKNPIPFNVLLCRPIKNNYSAVETALHESVLSYFYQPME; encoded by the coding sequence TTGGATATTACACAATTAAATTACTTTATTAACATTGTTGAATGCGGTTGCAATTTATCGTTAGCTGCAAAGAAAATTCATATCTCTCAGTCTGCTTTGAGTCAGATGATAACTAATTTTGAAAAAGAAGAAGAATTAAATCTTTTTTACCGTAAAAATGGACGGCTTGAAGAACTAACACCAAGTGGAACTATGTTATATCGATATGCGTTAGATATGTTGAAATTGCATGGCGAGATGAAGGGTATGCTCCGAAAAGAATCATCCAAACAAAAAGGAACCATCCGTATTGGTTTGCCCTCCTTAATTTTACGCGTCTTATTTTCTAAATTCTTTTCTAAATTTATTGTTGAAAATCCTGAGATCAAAATTGAAATTGTAGAAGATGGCAGTCACGAACTCAGAAGGATGTTTCTGCAAAAAGACTTAGATTACGTCGTATTGATTGAACCAACTAATTTAGATCCAAAATCATTTGAAGAGCACGTTATTCAAATTGATGAGATGACAGCCTTCATGTCGCCTACCCATCCATTGGGTAAGAAGAATAAAATCAATTGGAAAGATATCAATGAGTACCCAATTGCGACTTTCAATGAATCTTTTGTGACAAATGATTTAGTCAAAACGGCATTCAAGGAAAACCAGTTAAATGCAGAAATTATTTTCACTTCTTCTTCATGGGATTTCTTAATTGAAACAACCCGCCATAGTGATACGATTGCTATTTTACCTTCACCGATCCGTCGTTATTTAAGTAGCGATGAGTACGTTGAAAAATCATTTAAAAATCCTATTCCGTTTAATGTTCTATTGTGTCGTCCTATAAAGAATAATTATTCAGCTGTCGAAACAGCTTTACATGAATCTGTTTTAAGTTATTTCTATCAGCCGATGGAATAA
- a CDS encoding 2-dehydropantoate 2-reductase — protein MKIAIAGSGALGCGFGYMMQKGGNDVTLLDFWEEHINTIKENGLSVTVNGKEDNVIIPIGKPKEIKDTFDTIFIFTKSMGLRHMLEEIKHMLTEETKVVCLLNGLGHADTISEYIPKKNIIMGTTLWTGGLDAPGKTHFMGEGPVEVQNSDENEEEGTQQVVKMMAACGLNGVYSQNVHFTTWRKACVNGTMNALCSLLDCNIKQLFETSQIDELNHGIVSEFSRVAETEGIKLDVEEIENYLKATANKVGEHYPSMHQDLKNKRPTEIDFLNGVVAKESEIKGFEAPYCKQITQLIHAKEDILGIKR, from the coding sequence ATGAAAATAGCAATTGCAGGTTCAGGAGCTTTAGGATGCGGATTTGGATACATGATGCAAAAAGGTGGAAATGACGTTACTTTATTAGATTTTTGGGAAGAACATATTAATACTATTAAAGAAAATGGTTTGTCAGTCACCGTAAACGGCAAAGAAGATAATGTAATCATTCCAATTGGCAAACCTAAAGAAATCAAAGATACATTCGATACAATTTTTATTTTTACCAAGTCAATGGGTTTAAGACATATGTTGGAAGAAATCAAACACATGTTGACGGAAGAAACTAAAGTAGTTTGCCTATTAAATGGTTTAGGACATGCGGATACTATTTCTGAATATATTCCTAAAAAGAATATCATTATGGGGACAACTCTTTGGACAGGTGGGTTAGACGCTCCTGGAAAAACACACTTCATGGGAGAAGGTCCTGTTGAAGTACAAAATAGTGATGAAAATGAAGAAGAAGGTACACAGCAAGTTGTGAAAATGATGGCAGCTTGTGGATTAAATGGTGTTTATAGTCAAAATGTTCATTTTACAACTTGGAGAAAAGCTTGTGTTAATGGGACAATGAATGCACTTTGTTCACTACTAGATTGTAATATCAAACAATTATTTGAAACTTCTCAAATCGATGAATTAAATCATGGAATCGTTAGTGAATTTTCTCGTGTTGCAGAAACTGAAGGCATAAAATTAGATGTTGAAGAAATCGAAAATTACTTGAAAGCAACGGCTAACAAGGTTGGGGAACATTACCCTTCAATGCACCAAGATTTAAAAAATAAGCGCCCAACTGAGATTGATTTTCTAAATGGTGTGGTAGCAAAAGAATCAGAAATCAAAGGATTTGAAGCACCTTATTGCAAGCAAATCACGCAATTGATCCATGCGAAAGAAGATATATTAGGAATCAAACGTTAA
- a CDS encoding YtnP family quorum-quenching lactonase yields the protein MDSLLFHDMNLTWMDGGITSMDGGAMFGVVPKPLWSRKYPVNDKNQIELPTDAILIQYQNKNYLIDAGVGQGKLSDKQRRNYGVTEETRMQESLAELGLSVEDIDAVLMTHLHFDHAGGLTHFENKKLVSTFPNADIYVNKIEWDEMRSPNVRSKSTYWKENWEPIQDQFITYQGSLEVVPGIDMIHTGGHSEGHAIIKLTQANETLLHMADIMPTHAHQNPLWVLAYDDYPMTSVFSKERWMKEAYENQYKFIFYHDAYYRMIEWDETGKNVIDSLSRSKQAQIVIE from the coding sequence ATGGACAGCTTATTATTTCACGACATGAACTTAACGTGGATGGATGGTGGAATTACATCGATGGATGGAGGTGCGATGTTTGGCGTTGTGCCGAAACCACTTTGGTCGCGTAAATATCCGGTCAATGATAAAAATCAAATTGAATTGCCGACGGATGCAATACTGATTCAGTACCAAAATAAAAATTATTTGATTGATGCTGGAGTAGGGCAAGGGAAATTATCTGATAAACAACGACGTAATTACGGGGTAACAGAAGAAACGAGAATGCAAGAAAGTTTAGCAGAATTAGGATTAAGTGTAGAAGATATTGATGCAGTTTTAATGACACATCTCCATTTTGACCACGCAGGTGGGCTGACACATTTTGAGAACAAGAAACTAGTTTCAACTTTTCCTAATGCCGATATTTATGTGAATAAGATTGAATGGGATGAAATGAGAAGTCCAAATGTACGTTCCAAAAGTACCTACTGGAAAGAAAATTGGGAACCAATCCAAGATCAATTCATTACTTATCAAGGTTCCCTTGAAGTAGTCCCGGGTATCGATATGATCCATACTGGGGGACATAGCGAGGGGCATGCGATTATAAAATTAACACAAGCAAATGAAACTTTGCTGCACATGGCAGATATTATGCCTACACATGCCCATCAAAATCCATTATGGGTTTTAGCTTATGATGACTACCCGATGACATCGGTATTTAGTAAAGAGAGATGGATGAAAGAGGCTTATGAAAATCAATATAAATTTATTTTTTATCATGATGCTTATTATCGGATGATCGAATGGGATGAAACGGGGAAAAATGTTATCGATTCATTAAGCAGAAGTAAACAAGCACAGATCGTAATTGAATAA